A window of the Polaribacter sp. HaHaR_3_91 genome harbors these coding sequences:
- a CDS encoding OmpH family outer membrane protein, producing the protein MKKIFLVIVLLLSVTFSWSQRGQSIAYIDMEYILENVPEYLDAQNTLDAKVAKWRKKLDEQARHIEILKTDLANEKAILTKDLIEEKEEEISLKQVELRRLESLYFGPNGDMFSVRKQLVKPIQDQVYNAIQSISLRKNYDFVFDKSTDLVMLYSNKKYDISDLVLATIDRSRLIAEKEKQREERNLAPKNELTDRQKEAIAKKEQAQAKKIADVEAKKKLIAEKREKLLKDREEKRELLRAKKEALRKKKEEQKEEQE; encoded by the coding sequence ATGAAAAAAATATTTTTAGTAATCGTTCTTTTACTTAGTGTTACTTTTTCTTGGTCTCAAAGAGGTCAATCAATTGCCTATATAGATATGGAGTATATTCTAGAAAATGTTCCAGAATATTTAGATGCGCAAAACACGTTGGATGCTAAAGTTGCTAAATGGAGAAAAAAACTAGATGAACAAGCTAGACATATAGAAATCTTAAAAACAGATTTAGCAAATGAAAAAGCAATTCTGACAAAAGATTTAATTGAAGAAAAAGAAGAAGAAATTAGTTTAAAACAAGTAGAATTAAGAAGACTAGAATCTTTGTACTTTGGCCCAAATGGAGATATGTTTTCTGTAAGAAAACAATTGGTAAAGCCAATTCAAGATCAAGTTTACAATGCAATACAAAGTATTTCTTTAAGAAAAAATTATGACTTTGTTTTTGATAAATCTACTGACTTGGTAATGCTATATTCAAATAAAAAATACGATATTAGCGACCTTGTTTTAGCAACTATAGATCGTAGTAGATTAATTGCTGAAAAAGAGAAACAAAGAGAAGAAAGAAATCTAGCTCCTAAAAACGAGTTAACAGATAGACAAAAAGAAGCTATCGCCAAAAAAGAACAAGCACAAGCAAAGAAAATTGCAGATGTTGAAGCAAAAAAGAAGCTAATCGCAGAAAAAAGAGAAAAGCTTTTAAAAGATCGAGAAGAAAAGAGAGAGTTGTTAAGAGCTAAGAAAGAAGCTTTAAGAAAGAAAAAAGAAGAACAAAAAGAAGAACAAGAATAA
- a CDS encoding OmpH family outer membrane protein: MKNLKSLLLIAVFTLGLAGVANAQKIGHIDFEKLVAEMPQTKTLKLDMEKLGKTYQDEITGMEKKIEATRQKYVAESKGQTNETNDTRAQELQQEAAKIEQARRFAYQDMQKKQNEGLQPIIEKAQTAIDAVAASKGVVYVLDASVGKGLLVKKGEDLFNDVKAKLGF; encoded by the coding sequence ATGAAAAATTTAAAATCGTTACTATTAATCGCTGTATTTACTTTAGGACTAGCAGGTGTTGCAAATGCACAAAAAATAGGTCATATAGACTTTGAAAAATTAGTTGCAGAAATGCCTCAAACTAAGACTCTAAAATTAGATATGGAGAAACTTGGTAAAACGTACCAAGATGAGATTACAGGAATGGAAAAGAAAATTGAAGCTACTAGACAAAAGTATGTTGCAGAGTCTAAAGGACAAACCAACGAAACTAATGATACAAGAGCTCAAGAATTACAACAAGAAGCTGCAAAAATTGAACAAGCAAGAAGATTTGCTTACCAAGATATGCAGAAAAAACAAAATGAAGGTTTACAACCAATCATAGAAAAAGCACAAACTGCTATCGATGCTGTAGCTGCTTCTAAAGGTGTAGTATATGTTTTAGATGCTTCTGTTGGTAAAGGTTTATTAGTTAAAAAAGGTGAAGACTTATTTAACGATGTAAAAGCTAAATTAGGTTTTTAA
- the murI gene encoding glutamate racemase: protein MVKHNKFPIGIFDSGVGGTSIWKEINALLPQENTIYLSDSKNAPYGDKSKQQIIDLSIKNTEFLLKQNCKIIIVACNTATTNAVKVLREKYDIPFIGIEPAIKTAALHTKTNTIGILATKGTLNSELFEKTSHSINQKIIRKEIIGTGLVELIEDGKLHSKEMTELLSTYVNPLIEENVDCLVLGCTHYPYLIPQIRKLVGNKIQIIDSGQAVARQTKNILEKHLLINTNKEKGVHQFFINKEKNVLEILVSDKNHTTTVTEKDF from the coding sequence ATGGTAAAACACAATAAATTTCCTATTGGCATATTTGACTCTGGTGTAGGCGGTACTTCTATTTGGAAAGAAATTAATGCACTTTTACCACAAGAGAATACTATTTACTTATCAGATAGTAAAAACGCTCCTTATGGGGATAAAAGTAAACAACAGATTATTGACTTATCTATTAAAAACACCGAGTTTTTACTAAAACAAAATTGTAAAATTATAATTGTAGCCTGCAACACTGCAACTACAAACGCCGTAAAAGTTTTAAGAGAAAAATACGATATTCCATTTATAGGAATAGAGCCAGCTATTAAAACAGCTGCTTTGCATACAAAAACCAATACCATTGGCATACTTGCCACAAAAGGAACCTTAAATAGTGAGTTGTTTGAAAAAACATCCCATTCCATCAACCAAAAAATTATACGCAAAGAAATAATAGGAACAGGCTTAGTAGAGCTTATAGAAGATGGTAAACTGCACTCTAAGGAGATGACAGAATTATTATCAACCTATGTTAATCCTTTAATAGAAGAGAACGTAGATTGCCTAGTTTTAGGTTGCACACACTACCCTTACTTAATTCCACAAATAAGAAAATTGGTTGGAAATAAAATTCAAATTATAGATTCTGGTCAAGCTGTAGCAAGACAAACCAAAAATATTTTAGAAAAACATCTACTAATAAATACAAATAAAGAAAAAGGTGTACATCAATTTTTTATCAACAAAGAAAAAAATGTATTAGAAATTTTAGTCTCTGATAAAAACCACACAACAACAGTAACTGAAAAAGATTTTTAG